The proteins below come from a single Malus domestica chromosome 03, GDT2T_hap1 genomic window:
- the LOC103428875 gene encoding cysteine proteinase inhibitor B, whose protein sequence is MMKVPIFALLICLLFVASNGYGGMVGGRKEIENVKTNKEVQELGRFSVEEYNRQRGTQKMDGGGELQFLEVVEAQSQVVSGIKYYLKVSAVRNGVHRLFDSEVVVKPWLRSKQLLNFAPHGPK, encoded by the coding sequence ATGATGAAAGTTCCGATTTTTGCCCTCCTGATCTGCCTCCTCTTCGTCGCGTCGAATGGGTACGGCGGCATGGTCGGAGGAAGGAAGGAGATCGAGAACGTGAAGACGAACAAGGAGGTTCAAGAGTTGGGGAGGTTTTCGGTAGAGGAGTATAACAGGCAGAGGGGTACCCAGAAGATGGACGGCGGCGGAGAGCTTCAGTTCTTGGAGGTGGTGGAAGCGCAGAGCCAGGTGGTTTCCGGGATCAAGTACTACCTCAAGGTGTCGGCGGTGAGGAATGGGGTTCACAGGTTGTTCGATTCCGAGGTGGTGGTGAAGCCGTGGCTCCGTTCCAAGCAATTGCTCAACTTTGCCCCTCACGGTCCCAAATGA
- the LOC103415794 gene encoding probable phosphoribosylformylglycinamidine synthase, chloroplastic/mitochondrial has product MTGVRETAAAEFLQGTNRQSLFLQRKSVKGRSQVLWGSLHGRSSAPSFGNRRGVSLRCRAQEKPRAVVSGGVSSLVDDEQSSLVEKPAAEVIHFFRIPLIQESATAELLKTVQTKITNQIVGLKTEQCFNIGLDSPLSSDKVLVLKWLLQETYEPENLGTESFLEKKKQEGLSTVIIEVGPRLSFTTAWSSNAVSICRACGLTEVTRLERSRRYLLFSKGSLHDHQINEFAALVHDRMTECVYAQNLVSFETSVVPDEVRHVHVMERGRKALEEINQEMGLAFDEQDLQYYTRLFKDEIQRNPTTVELFDIAQSNSEHSRHWFFTGKIIIDGQPMDRTLMQIVKSTLQANPNNSVIGFKDNSSAIKGFLVKQMRPTQPGSTCPLSIATRDLDILFTAETHNFPCAVAPYPGAETGAGGRIRDTHATGRGSFVVASTAGYCVGNLNMEGSYAPWEDPSFAYPSNLAPPLQILIDASNGASDYGNKFGEPLIQGYTRTFGMRLPSGDRREWLKPIMFSGGIGQIDHTHITKGEPDIGMLVVKVGGPAYRIGMGGGAASSMVSGQNDAELDFNAVQRGDAEMAQKLYRVVRACIEMGENNPIISIHDQGAGGNCNVVKEIIYPKGGQIDIRAIVVGDHTMSVLEIWGAEYQEQDAILVKPESRHLLQSICERERVSMAVIGTINGEGRAVLIDSLAIKKCESSGIPPPPPAVDLELEKVLGDMPQKSFEFHRTTDAREPLDIAPGITVMDSLKRVLRLPSVCSKRFLTSKVDRCVTGLVAQQQTVGPLQIPLSDVAVIAQTFTDLTGGACAIGEQPIKGLLDPKAMARLAVGEALTNLVWAKVTSLSDVKASGNWMYAAKLNGEGAAMYDAATALSEAMIELGIAIDGGKDSLSMAAHVAGEVVKAPGNLVMSVYCTCPDITKTVTPDLKLKDDGVLLHIDLAKGQRRLGGSALAQVFDQIGNDCPDIEDVPYLKQVFEGVQDLLSDELISAGHDISDGGLLVCALEMEFSGNCGITLDLTSHGKSLFQMLFAEELGLVIEVSRNNLDLVLEKLSSNSILAEIIGQVSATPSVELKVDGVTHLNESTSFLRDLWEDTSFQLERLQRLASCVDLEKEGLKYRHEPSWDLSFTPFTDEKYMTVACKPKVAIIREEGSNGDREMSAAFYASGFEPWDVTMSDLLNGTISLQEFRGIAFVGGFSYADVLDSAKGWSASIRFNQPLLNQFQEFYKRPDTFSLGVCNGCQLMALLGWVPGPQVGGVLGGGGDPSQPRFIHNESGRFECRFTSVAIKDSPAIMFKGMEGSTLGVWAAHGEGRAYFPNDGVLDRLLHSKLAPVRYCDDDGNETEVYPFNVNGSPLGVAAICSPDGRHLAMMPHPERCFLMWQFPWYPKQWDVEKKGPSPWLRMFQNAREWCC; this is encoded by the exons ATGACCGGTGTTCGGGAAACAGCCGCCGCCGAGTTCTTACAA GGCACGAATAGGCAGAGCCTTTTTTTGCAGAGGAAGTCGGTTAAAGGAAGAAGCCAGGTGCTTTGGGGCTCGCTTCACGGGCGAAGTTCAGCTCCCAGTTTTGGTAATAGGAGAGGTGTTTCTTTGAGGTGTCGTGCTCAAGAAAAGCCCAGAGCTGTGGTTTCAGGTGGTGTGAGCAGCTTGGTAGATGATGAGCAGTCAAGCTTGGTTGAGAAGCCTGCAGCTGAAGTTATTCACTTTTTTCGCATCCCGCTCATTCAGGAGAGTGCAACAGCTGAGCTTCTCAAGACGGTTCAGACAAAGATTACGAATCAAATTGTTGGTTTGAAAACTGAGCAGTGCTTCAACATTGGCCTTGACTCGCCGCTTTCTAGCGACaaggttttggttttgaagtgGCTTCTTCAGGAGACTTATGAGCCCGAGAATTTGGGGACTGAGAGCtttcttgaaaagaaaaagcaggAAGGGCTTAGTACAGTTATTATTGAGGTTGGTCCTAGGTTGTCATTTACAACAGCCTGGTCTTCTAATGCCGTATCGATTTGTCGAGCATGTGGGTTGACAGAGGTGACTCGTTTGGAACGGTCAAGGAGGTACTTGCTGTTTAGTAAGGGATCACTTCATGATCATCAGATTAATGAGTTTGCTGCACTGGTTCATGATCGAATGACTGAGTGTGTGTATGCCCAGAATCTAGTTTCTTTTGAAACGAGTGTAGTTCCGGATGAAGTTCGTCATGTACATGTCATGGAGAGGGGTCGGAAGGCATTGGAGGAGATAAATCAAGAAATGGGTTTAGCATTTGATGAGCAGGATCTCCAGTACTACACTAGGCTATTCAAGGACGAAATCCAAAGGAATCCAACAACAGTTGAGCTGTTTGATATTGCACAATCCAACAGTGAGCATAGTAGGCACTGGTTTTTTACTGGCAAAATTATTATAGATGGACAGCCTATGGATAGAACTCTGATGCAGATTGTGAAGAGCACGTTGCAGGCAAACCCAAACAATTCTGTAATTGGCTTCAAGGATAACTCAAGTGCAATCAAGGGGTTTCTTGTGAAGCAAATGCGACCGACTCAGCCAGGTTCAACATGTCCATTGAGCATAGCTACTCGGGACCTTGATATTTTATTTACTGCTGAGACCCATAATTTCCCATGTGCTGTAGCGCCTTACCCTGGTGCAGAGACAGGCGCCGGAGGTCgaatcagggatacccatgcgACTGGAAGAGGGTCTTTTGTTGTAGCATCTACAGCTGGTTATTGTGTTGGGAATCTCAATATGGAGGGCTCTTATGCACCTTGGGAAGATCCGTCTTTTGCTTATCCATCAAATTTGGCTCCACCTCTGCAGATCCTTATAGATGCTAGCAATGGTGCATCAGACTACGGGAACAAATTTGGTGAGCCCTTGATTCAGGGCTACACCAGAACATTTGGAATGAGACTTCCAAGTGGAGACAGGCGAGAATGGTTGAAGCCAATCATGTTTAGTGGAGGCATTGGGCAGATTGATCACACCCATATAACAAAAGGTGAGCCTGACATTGGTATGCTGGTTGTTAAAGTTGGAGGCCCTGCTTATCGTATTGGAATGGGGGGTGGGGCAGCATCGAGCATGGTTAGTGGCCAGAATGATGCGGAGCTTGATTTTAATGCTGTACAGCGTGGAGATGCAGAGATGGCACAGAAACTTTATCGTGTGGTCCGTGCCTGTATTGAGATGGGGGAGAATAACCCTATCATTAGCATTCATGATCAGGGGGCAGGTGGAAACTGCAATGTTGTTAAGGAAATTATATACCCCAAGGGCGGCCAGATTGATATCCGGGCAATTGTAGTTGGTGATCACACAATGTCTGTCTTGGAGATATGGGGTGCAGAATACCAGGAGCAAGATGCAATCTTGGTGAAGCCTGAAAGCCGCCACCTCTTGCAATCAATATGTGAAAGAGAAAGAGTTTCTATGGCTGTTATTGGAACAATAAATGGTGAGGGACGTGCTGTTTTAATTGATAGCTTAGCTATTAAAAAATGTGAATCTAGTGGAatccctccccctcctcctgcTGTCGATTTAGAGCTTGAGAAAGTACTTGGTGATATGCCACAGAAAAGTTTTGAATTCCACAGGACGACTGATGCACGAGAACCACTTGATATTGCTCCTGGAATAACAGTGATGGATTCACTTAAGAGGGTGTTGAGACTTCCATCTGTTTGTTCAAAGCGCTTCTTGACATCCAAAGTAGACAGGTGTGTTACAGGTCTTGTAGCACAGCAGCAAACTGTTGGGCCCTTGCAAATTCCTCTATCTGATGTTGCAGTAATAGCGCAGACTTTTACTGACCTGACTGGAGGTGCATGTGCCATTGGGGAACAGCCAATCAAAGGTTTGTTGGATCCAAAAGCAATGGCGAGATTGGCTGTTGGAGAAGCACTCACAAATCTTGTTTGGGCAAAGGTCACTTCTCTATCTGATGTTAAAGCCAGCGGGAATTGGATGTATGCAGCCAAGCTTAATGGGGAAGGAGCAGCTATGTATGATGCTGCTACAGCTCTTTCAGAGGCAATGATCGAACTTGGTATTGCAATTGATGGTGGGAAGGACAGTCTTTCCATGGCAGCCCATGTTGCAGGCGAGGTTGTTAAGGCACCTGGCAATCTTGTAATGAGTGTTTATTGCACTTGTCCTGACATAACAAAAACAGTAACCCCAGATTTAAAGCTCAAGGATGATGGCGTGCTGCTTCACATTGATTTGGCAAAGGGACAGCGGAGGTTAGGTGGGTCTGCTCTTGCTCAGGTTTTTGACCAAATCGGCAATGATTGCCCTGACATTGAGGATGTTCCTTATCTAAAACAAGTTTTTGAGGGAGTTCAGGACCTTCTTTCTGATGAATTGATCTCTGCTGGTCATGATATTAGTGATGGTGGGCTACTGGTCTGTGCCCTTGAAATGGAATTTTCTGGGAATTGTGGCATTACTTTGGACTTGACTTCACATGGGAAGAGCCTATTCCAAATGCTTTTTGCTGAAGAACTTGGTCTGGTTATTGAGGTAAGCCGGAATAACTTAGATTTGGTGTTGGAAAAACTGAGCAGTAACAGTATTTTGGCTGAGATTATTGGTCAAGTTAGTGCCACACCCTCAGTAGAGTTAAAGGTTGATGGGGTTACACATTTGAATGAGAGTACTTCTTTCCTAAGGGACTTGTGGGAGGACACTAGTTTTCAGCTGGAAAGACTACAAAGGTTGGCTTCTTGTGTAGATCTAGAAAAAGAAGGGTTGAAATATAGGCATGAGCCTTCATGGGATTTGTCTTTCACTCCTTTCACAGATGAAAAGTATATGACCGTCGCTTGCAAACCAAAAGTGGCTATAATTCGAGAAGAAGGCAGCAATGGGGATAGAGAAATGTCGGCAGCATTTTATGCTTCTGGATTTGAACCATGGGATGTTACAATGTCAGACCTTCTTAATGGAACTATTTCATTGCAAGAATTCCGTGGAATTGCGTTTGTTGGAGGTTTTAGCTACGCTGATGTGCTTGATTCTGCAAAAGGTTGGTCTGCATCAATTCGATTTAATCAGCCCCTTCTAAATCAATTTCAAGAGTTTTACAAGCGGCCAGACACTTTTAGTCTTGGAGTTTGCAACGGGTGTCAGCTTATGGCCCTTTTGGGGTGGGTCCCGGGTCCTCAAGTTGGTGGTGTGCTAGGTGGTGGTGGGGACCCTTCGCAGCCCAGGTTCATTCACAACGAGTCTGGACGGTTTGAATGCCGATTCACCAGTGTGGCAATAAAGGACTCGCCAGCTATAATGTTTAAAGGAATGGAGGGCAGTACATTGGGTGTGTGGGCTGCACATGGTGAGGGGAGAGCATATTTCCCCAACGACGGTGTTCTTGATCGTTTGCTTCACTCAAAGTTGGCACCAGTAAGGTATTGCGATGATGATGGTAATGAGACAGAAGTTTACCCTTTCAACGTCAATGGCTCTCCCTTGGGGGTTGCAGCAATTTGTTCTCCAGATGGGAGGCATCTAGCCATGATGCCTCATCCAGAGCGTTGCTTCTTGATGTGGCAATTCCCCTGGTATCCCAAGCAATGGGATGTGGAAAAGAAAGGCCCTAGTCCCTGGTTGCGAATGTTCCAGAATGCTAGAGAGTGGTGTTGTTGA
- the LOC114824008 gene encoding U11/U12 small nuclear ribonucleoprotein 35 kDa protein, translating to MSGGGRNVNGNLNAVFYAEAYHPIQAGSIDGTDTLPHDNAVYRAFLCSSAGLYDPLGDPKLLGDPFCTLFVGHLSHLTTERTLRKAMSKYGRVKNLRLVRHIVTGASRGYAFVEYETEKEMQRAYKEAHHSLIDDSKVIVDYNRQQLMPGWIPRRLGGGFCGKKESGQLRFGGREKPFRAPLRPIPYDELERLGIPPPLEGRYMSPYQVPSPPRRKGSSMDREESTHKRSMDREANMCKNSPVENEERFYKRSIDPEDSSVRRSTETEEHYHNRSSVDRAERSHRSSRDRDERFHRRISRDRDEHCHKRSSRDKDERAHKRHKSRHRERSTSRDRY from the exons ATGAGCGGGGGCGGACGAAACGTGAACGGGAACTTAAACGCGGTGTTTTATGCGGAGGCGTATCATCCGATTCAGGCGGGAAGCATAGACGGTACTGACACACTTCCGCACGACAACGCCGTCTACCGAGCCTTCCTCTGCTCCTCCGCCGGCCTCT ATGACCCCCTGGGCGATCCCAAGCTCCTCGGCGACCCTTTTTGCACTCTCTTCGTCGGTCACCTTTCTCATCTCACCACCGAACGCACTCTTCGCAAG GCTATGAGCAAGTATGGTCGGGTCAAAAACTTGCGCTTGGTCAGGCACATTG TAACTGGTGCCTCGCGTGGATATGCTTTTGTTGAATATGAAACCGAAAAGGAGATGCAGCGTGCGTATAAG GAAGCTCACCATTCCCTGATTGATGATTCTAAAGTTATTGTTGATTACAACAGACAGCAGTTGATGCCAGGGTGGATTCCAAGAAGATTAG GAGGTGGTTTCTGTGGTAAGAAGGAATCTGGACAGCTTCGTTTTGGAGGAAGAGAAAAACCATTTCGAGCTCCCCT GCGTCCAATCCCGTATGACGAGCTGGAGAGACTTGGGATCCCACCTCCACTAGAAGGAAGATACATGTCACCCTATCag gtcccGTCCCCACCTAGAAGGAAAGGGAGCTCCATGGATAGAGAAGAAAGTACCCATAAAAGGTCCATGGACAGGGAAGCGAACATGTGCAAGAATAGTCCTGTGGAGAACGAAGAAAGGTTTTACAAAAGATCTATTGACCCAGAAGACAGTTCTGTAAGGAGATCAACTGAGACAGAAGAACACTATCACAACAGGAGCTCGGTTGACAGAGCAGAACGCTCTCACAGGAGCTCTAGGGATAGGGACGAGCGCTTTCACAGGAGGATCTCTAGGGATAGGGATGAGCATTGTCACAAAAGGAGCTCGAGGGATAAGGATGAGCGTGCTCACAAGCGGCACAAGTCCCGTCACCGTGAGAGGTCCACCAGCCGTGATCGCTATTAA